A genome region from bacterium includes the following:
- the truA gene encoding tRNA pseudouridine(38-40) synthase TruA — protein MQYRLIVEYDGTDFHGWQLQPGARTVQGELEAAVERLFGVPRRISAAGRTDAGVHAAGQVVCVPAARTMPAEVVRRALNALTGPDLAVREVECVGDDFDPRRHAASRRYLYRIWNRRAASPFWRRYSWHVPRGLDGGAMRAAAEQLIGEHDFTSFQGAGCDAEHARRRVMRSALTADGALLVYEIEATAFLRHMVRNIIGTLVEIGLGQRAAELRPLLAARDRTQAGVTAPAAGLCLVEVRYGREPLTS, from the coding sequence ATGCAGTACCGCCTGATCGTCGAGTACGACGGCACCGATTTCCACGGCTGGCAGCTCCAGCCCGGGGCGCGCACCGTGCAAGGCGAGCTGGAGGCGGCGGTCGAGCGCCTGTTCGGCGTGCCGCGTCGCATCAGCGCGGCCGGTCGGACCGATGCCGGCGTGCACGCCGCCGGGCAGGTGGTCTGCGTGCCGGCGGCCCGCACGATGCCAGCCGAGGTGGTGCGGCGTGCCCTGAACGCGCTGACCGGTCCCGACCTGGCGGTTCGCGAGGTCGAGTGCGTCGGCGATGACTTCGACCCACGCCGGCACGCGGCCAGCCGTCGCTACCTCTATCGCATCTGGAATCGGCGCGCCGCGTCGCCCTTCTGGCGCCGCTATAGCTGGCACGTGCCGCGCGGCCTCGATGGCGGCGCGATGCGCGCCGCGGCCGAGCAGTTGATCGGCGAGCACGACTTCACGTCGTTCCAGGGCGCGGGATGCGATGCAGAGCACGCCCGGCGCCGGGTGATGCGCAGCGCGCTCACCGCCGACGGCGCGCTACTGGTCTACGAAATCGAAGCGACCGCGTTTCTGCGCCACATGGTGCGCAACATCATCGGCACGTTGGTCGAGATCGGTCTCGGCCAGCGCGCCGCCGAGCTGCGGCCGTTGCTCGCCGCCCGCGATCGCACCCAAGCCGGCGTGACCGCGCCGGCGGCCGGACTGTGTCTGGTCGAGGTGCGCTACGGCCGCGAACCGCTCACATCGTGA
- a CDS encoding aspartate-semialdehyde dehydrogenase has product MSGIVVAIVGAASEVGREIPIVLGERGLELADLRLYDTTNEAEEADEGVFSVPPQSPDSIDFEGVDLAFLCGPPTEARALAECAVEGGALVVDLTAALADGDVPLVVPEVNADVVADGIGRGVYACPTPGATALAVVLKPFDEAAELRRVAVTGFEPASMAGTPGVDELARQSRELLTGASTEAVVFSHRAAFNLIPHVGDATIGGRTQAEWDIERQARQVLGHADLPLVVTCVQVPTFYGQAYSVQVETERRLDLDAARALLRRAPGVLLADDPSAPTLADVVGSDATHVGRLREDPTVPHGFVLWVVIDGLRKGGATNAVQIAELALRARG; this is encoded by the coding sequence ATGAGCGGAATCGTCGTCGCCATCGTCGGCGCCGCCAGCGAGGTCGGGCGCGAGATTCCGATCGTCCTCGGCGAGCGCGGTCTGGAGCTCGCCGACCTGCGCCTCTACGACACGACCAACGAGGCCGAGGAGGCGGACGAGGGAGTCTTCTCCGTCCCGCCGCAGTCGCCGGACAGCATCGACTTCGAAGGCGTGGACCTCGCCTTCCTCTGTGGACCGCCGACCGAGGCGCGCGCTCTGGCCGAATGCGCCGTCGAGGGGGGCGCGCTGGTCGTCGACCTCACCGCGGCGCTGGCGGATGGCGACGTGCCGCTGGTCGTGCCCGAGGTGAACGCCGACGTCGTCGCCGACGGCATCGGTCGGGGCGTCTACGCTTGCCCGACGCCCGGCGCGACGGCGCTGGCGGTGGTGCTCAAGCCGTTCGACGAGGCCGCCGAGCTGCGCCGGGTCGCGGTGACCGGCTTCGAGCCGGCGTCGATGGCGGGGACGCCCGGCGTCGACGAACTGGCGCGACAGTCGCGGGAGCTGCTCACCGGCGCGTCAACCGAAGCCGTCGTATTCTCGCACCGCGCCGCCTTCAACCTGATCCCGCATGTCGGCGATGCGACCATCGGTGGTCGCACCCAGGCCGAGTGGGACATCGAGCGCCAGGCACGTCAGGTGCTCGGCCATGCCGACCTGCCGCTCGTCGTCACCTGCGTCCAGGTGCCGACATTCTACGGGCAGGCGTACTCCGTGCAGGTGGAGACCGAGCGCCGGCTCGATCTGGACGCCGCCCGCGCCCTGCTCCGTCGTGCGCCAGGCGTGCTGCTGGCGGATGACCCCAGCGCGCCGACGCTCGCCGACGTCGTCGGCTCCGACGCGACCCATGTCGGCCGTCTGCGCGAGGATCCCACCGTCCCGCACGGCTTCGTCCTCTGGGTGGTCATCGACGGCCTGCGCAAGGGCGGGGCGACGAACGCGGTGCAGATCGCCGAGCTGGCGCTGCGGGCGCGGGGGTGA